A genomic stretch from Lathyrus oleraceus cultivar Zhongwan6 chromosome 2, CAAS_Psat_ZW6_1.0, whole genome shotgun sequence includes:
- the LOC127123585 gene encoding uncharacterized protein LOC127123585, with protein sequence MIEPIFNLPESSTTTTVFNMPEPIFNIPDSTVVQLIFNIPKSFEQVFNIPKPVVFQRPSPFPFENTKAVPGKYDTTVVKQRSEKVGQKEGLKIASTDIAGGSRMIHNGRIYTPQFNLTPPIPPKETTTTVTDKGKGVIPTDEDTEFPRIIKKSDYNILNQLHQTPSKISILSLLMSSLTHRIALQILLAQAHVAHDTTIDQFDGIIANITTCNNLSFSSEDLPKDGQDHNRALHIYVKFQEDTLARVLMDTGSSLDVLPKRTLTKLAYQGAKMRPNALIVKVMDINPNYSCLLGRPWIHVVVEVTFVLHQKMKFVIDDKLVIMSGEEDLMVSHLYLFSYIEVDEDALETSFQALEITNAVLMEVDEPKGKGIPYFASWKKAILTIKEGSLEGWGDVIDVKIKLDRYGLGYKPTNAKKGAPTSIRGCPKTIQEVFVSAEYQVNAIDEDIEDEDLSNLVYQCDVVLNNWKEIEIPEMFPLSKIKENHVESNDSTFNPNFDSSIYQVEEEGEEGCDVPDELERLVEYEYTYLQPHQE encoded by the exons ATGATTGAACCCATCTTTAATCTACCTGAGTCAAGTACTACAACAACAGTCTTCAACATGCCAGAGCCAATATTCAACATTCCAGATTCTACTGTTGTTCAACTAATTTTCAACATTCCAAAATCATTTGAACAAGTCTTCAATATTCCTAAGCCAGTGGTTTTCCAAAGGCCTAGTCCTTTTCCTTTTGAGAATACTAAAGCAGTTCCTGGGAAGTATGACACGACTGTCGTTAAACAAAGGTCTGAGAAAGTAGGTCAGAAAGAAGGTCTAAAGATTGCAAGCACTGATATAGCAGGGGGAAGCagaatgatccacaatggtcgAATTTATACCCCTCAGTTCAATTTGACTCCGCCAATTCCACCGAAAGAAACCACCACCACTGTTACCGACAAAGGCAAAGGGGTGATCCCAACTGATGAAGACACTGAATTTCCAAggattatcaagaagagtgattacaatATTCTTAATCAGCTACATCAAACACCTTCAAAGATATCCATTCTGTCTCTTCTCATGAGTTCTCTAACTCATAGGATTGCCTTGCAAATATTGTTAGCTCAGGCCCATGTCGCTCACGACACTACTATTGATCAATTTGATGGGATCATTGCCAACATTACAACatgcaacaatctcagctttaGTAGTGAAGATTTGCCGAAGGATGGCCAAGATCATAACCGTGCTTTGCACATATATGTGAAATTCCAAGAAGATACCCTAGCAAGAGTCCTTATGGACACTGGCTCCTCTCTGGATGTTTTACCTAAGAGGACGCTCACTAAGTTGGCATATCAAGGGGCTAAGATGAGGCCAAACGCATTAATTGTTAAG GTTATGGACATCAATCCAAAttatagttgtttgcttggaAGGCCGTGGATTCATGTTGTTGTGGAAGTGACTTTCGTCTTGCACCAAAAAATGAAATTTGTTATTGATGATAAGCTGGTGATTATGTCCGGTGAGGAAGATCTTATGGTAAGCCACCTCTATTTGTTCAGTTACATTGAGGTTGATGAGGacgctttggaaacttctttccaagctcttgaaataaCCAACGCCGTCCTTATGGAAGTAGATGAACCAAAGGGGAAGGGTATTCCATATTTTGCATCATGGAAGAAAGCAATATTAACCATTAAGGAAGGAAGTCTCGAAGGTTGGGGAGATGTTATTGACGTCAAAATAAAGCTGGACCGTTATGGGTTGGGATACAAACCAACTAATGCCAAGAAGGGAGCACCAACCTCCATCAGAGGATGTCCGAAAACTATCCAAGAAGTGTTTGTAAGTGCTGAATATCAAGTCAATGCTATTGATGAAGATATTGAAGATGAAGATTTGAGCAACCTGGTGTACCAGTGTGATGTGGTTTTGAACAATTGGAAGGAGATTGAAATCCCAGAGATGtttcctttgtcaaa aataaaAGAAAACCATGTTGAATCCAATGACTCTACTTTCAATCCTAACTTTGATTCATCCATCTACCAAGTTGAAGAAGAGGGTGAGGAAGGTTGTGATGTTCCCGATGAACTGGAAAGATTGGTTGAGTACGAGTACACGTATCTCCAACCACATCAAGAGTAG
- the LOC127123584 gene encoding uncharacterized protein LOC127123584 — translation MEGDQIFGVVAREMCLVSGLVIPVKFKTLNFDQYEGATCPKSHLMMYYRKLAAHVDSDKLMIHYFQDSLKSASSKWYLTLDQTCIHCFQDLYDAFIKQYKYNMDIAFDRRQLLSMSQKDSESFKEYAHRWRETASQVEPPLTEKELVDWFIDIVRQEFFERMVESMTSNFYDLVAVGIKVELGLKNGKMINAASISNNNNNNTKKFSSSFHKKKE, via the coding sequence ATGGAAGGTGATCAGATCTTTGGTGTTGTTGCCAGAGAAATGTGCCTTGTGTCTGGATTGGTGATCCCCGTAAAATTCAAGACACTCAACTTTGATCAATATGAAGGAGCTACTTGTCCCAAAAGTCATCTCATGATGTACTATAGAAAGCTGGCAGCTCACGTGGATAGTGACAAACTTAtgatccactatttccaagacagtttgaaAAGTGCCTCTTCCAAATGGTACTTGACCCTTGATCAAACTTGCATCCATTGTTTCCAAGATCTGTATGATGCTTTCAtcaaacaatacaagtacaacatggatataGCTTTTGATAGAAGGCAATTGTTGAGCATGTCCCAAAAAGATTCTGAATcctttaaagaatatgcacacAGGTGGAGAGAGACTGCATCTCAAGTGGAACCTCCATTAACTGAAAAAGAATTGGTAGATTGGTTCATCGACATAGTGCGACAAGAATTTTTTGAGAGGATGGTAGAAAGCATGACATCAAATTTTTATGACTTGGTGGCCGTGGGTATCAAAGTGGAGCTTGGCTTAAAAAATGGCAAGATGATTAATGCGGCTAgtatttccaacaacaacaacaataataccaagAAATTCTCTAGCAGTTTCCATAAGAAAAAGGAATGA